The DNA segment GGCGCTCATTGCGATCAATGGATTGCTTGCGATGAGTGAGCTGTCGATCGTTTCATCGCGCGAGGCCCGACTGAAGTCGATGGCCAAGTCCGGCTCCACGGGCGCCCAATGTGCCTTGGCGCTGGCAAGCGAGCCTGGCCGCTTCCTGTCGACGGTCCAAATTGGAATTACACTGATCGGAATCCTTGCCGGTGCCTATTCGGGCGCTAGCCTGGGTGAGCCGGTAGCCCAGCGACTGGCGCTGCTTGGTATGGAAGCTGAGCTCGCGCAGAGCGTCGGCTTCGGCCTGGTCATCGTGGTGGTGACCTACGTCAACCTGGTGATCGGCGAACTGGTGCCCAAACAGTTCGCACTGCGCAATCCGGAGGCGATTGCGGTGGTCGTCGCCCGGCCGATGGGCTGGCTGAGCAAGCTGACCGCGCCTTTTGTCTGGCTGCTCGATCATACCAGCGCGCTGATCTTCCGCATCGTCGGCCTCAATCGAGAGGCCAAGAACATGGTCACTGCCGAAGAACTCCACCTGGTCGTCGCCGAGGCGCAGACCGCCGGCGTGCTCGAAGAGAATGAGCGGGCGATCATTTCCGGAATCGTCCGGCTCGCCGATCGACCGGTTCGGGAAGTGATGACTCCGCGGATGGATATCGACTGGATCGATATCAATTACTCCGCCGGCGAAATTCGTTCGGCGCTTGCCGAAACACCGCATAGCCGGCTTCCGGTCGCTGAAGGATCGGTCGACAATATCATTGGCGTGGTGTCGACCCGCGACATGCTGACCGCCCTGATCGATGGCAAGCAACTCGACCTCAGGGCCTTGGTCCGGACAGCGCCGGTAATTCCTGACCTGATGGATGCGATGGACGCGCTTGCCGTGCTGCGGTCGGCGGACGTCCCCCTCGCGCTGGTCCATGACGAATATGGCCATCTCGATGGCATCGTGACGCCCGGCTCGATTCTGTCGGCGCTCGCCGGTGCATTCGCGCATGACATGGATGAAGGCGACGATCCGCCCTGTGTCGAACGCGAGGATGGCAGTTGGCTCGTTTCAGGTGCGGCGAGCGCCGACCTGCTCGAAGACCGCATCGGCGTATCAATCCCCGATGACCGCGACTACTCGACCGTGGCGGGCTTTGCCCTGTCGGTATTGAAGAGAATTCCGGAGACCGGCGAGACATTCAAGTTCGATGGCTACCGGTTCGAAGTGATCGACATGGACGGCCGGAAAATCGACAAGCTGCTGGTCAACCGGCCCAAGCGCCGCAAGAGCGAGGATGCGGCCGAAGACCGCGAACCTCAGGCAGATTAAAGCTTGCCGAACCGGGCCTCGTAGCCATCGATATCGCCCCGGGCGAGATAATCTGCCTGCTCGACGATCCGGTCACGGTTGAAGCGGCCGCGAAAGGCGCCGAGCGAGGTATCAAGCGCCTCGACCTGGCTAGATGAAAGCTTGGCGATCTGGTCGAACCGGCTGATGCCCCGCTCATTGAGCAGCGCCGCAAGTTTCGGGCCGACCCCCTTCAGCTTGACCAGGTCATCGGGCGTGCCGGTCGCGCCGGGAAGTTCCGCGTGGACCCGGGCATTGATCATATGGCCAGCAACGTCGCTTGCGGCGGCGGCGGCCTCATCAGTGATGGCCCGTCCTTCCCCACTTGCCATATGGGGGCGGATCGGCGCGCTGTCGGTCAATGAAACGCGCTGCCGTGGGCGAAAGATCAACAGGCCGACGATCAGCCCGATGACGATGGCAACGGCCAGGACCGGCCAGTTCAGCTCCATGAATTCCATCAGCTCAGATCCTTCGTTTCCAGCGGTTCGCGCGCCGCCGCAGTTCAACGATATATGCGATAATGAGGCCCAGCGCGAAACCGCCGAACGCGAGCATTTCGACTTCGATCAGCAATGGGATCATTACGACTTCCTCGGCTGGACGGCAGGAGTGGAATCGTCCCACCTGACTTCGAGAATGCCCGGAATGTCGTCGAGGATGCGGACCAGCTCGGCGCGCTGAAACGGATCGGCCGGGCCCCTCAATACCAGCCGGCGGGCAAGCGGCCCGCGCTCCATCCGCGCTTCGATCATCGGCAGCTCATAATAGACGAGGGTACGGCGGGCGATGGTTTCTGCCCGCTGCGCCATCCGCTCTCCGGCGCCCAGGGGGCCGTGCCACAGTGCGGCAAAGCCGGCGACTGCGCCCGCACCGATCAAGAAGATGCTGCGCTGCTTCACGCGATCCGCTCCAGTTCGCGCCAGCCGATATCGCGGCGGTGGAAGCCGTCGGCGAAATCGATCTGGGCAATGGCCTGATAGGCGCGATCGCGCGCTTCGCCGAGCGAGGCGCCCCGCGCGGTCACTGCCAGCACGCGTCCGCCGCTGGCGACCAATTGGTCGTCGGTCATGGACGTGCCGGCCTGAAAGACGGTAACTCCCGGCACCTGCTCTGCCCGGTTGATGCCGTCGATCGCCCCGCCCTTGGCCGGCGTCCCAGGGTAGCCCGCGGCGGCGATGATCACGGTCATGGTCGTGTCGTTCGACAGCGACGGCGCGCCGAAATCGCCGCCGGTCGCCACCGCATGGAGCAGTGCGGCGAAGTCGCCTTCGATCCGCGGCATGATCGCTTCGCATTCGGGGTCTCCGAAGCGGACATTATATTCGATCAGCTTGGGGCCTTCGGCGGTCAGCATCAGGCCTGCGTAAAGCACGCCGCTGAACGGAGTTCCCGAATCGGCCATCGCCTCGGCGGTGGGCGTGACAATTTCCCGCATCGCCCGCGCCTCCAGCTCGGCGGTTAGCACCGGCGCGGGGGAATAGGCGCCCATCCCGCCGGTATTGGGGCCGGTGTCGCCTTCGCCGACTCGCTTATGGTCCTGGGCCGAGCCGAGGACGAAGGCCCGCCTGCCGTCGACCAAGGCGAACAGGCTGGCTTCCTCGCCCTCCAGATATTCTTCGATGACCATCGGCCCGTCGCCGGCGGCGCGGACCGCGGCCTCGGCCTCGGCGCGGGTCATGGCGACGGTGACGCCCTTGCCCGCCGCGAGCCCGTCGGCCTTGATCACCACCGGGATGGAGAAGCGGTCGAGAGCGTCCAGCGCTTCGGCCTCGCGATCGACCCGGACATAGGCGGCGGTCGGGATTCCGGCGCGCGCGCACAAATCCTTGGTGAAACCCTTCGACCCTTCGAGCTGGGCGGCGGCGGCGCCGGGTCCGAAGGTAGCGATGTCGGCCGCGCGCAAGGCATCGGCGACTCCGGCGACCAGCGGCGCTTCGGGGCCGACCACCACCAGGTCGATGCCGCGCTGCTGCGCCAGTGCGACCACCGCCGCCGGATCAGCGGGGTCGATTGCCGCGCACTCGGCCCAGCGTGCGATCCCGGGATTGCCCGGCGCCGCGAGCAGCGCGGAACAGCTGAGCGATTGCTTAAGCCGCCAGGCCAGCGCATCTTCGCGTCCGCCCGACCCCAGCAAAAGGATGTTCATGCCACTCCCCGACGACCTCGACAGAACCGGCCTCCTAGCCGAGGCGAAGGGCGGGGACAACGCGCCGGCGCTGTCGGTTAGCGAACTGTCGGGCGCGCTGAAGCGGACGGTCGAGACGGCGTTCGGCCATGTCCGCGTGCGCGGCGAAATCAGCGGCTGGAAACGTCATGGTTCGGGCCACTGCTATTTCACTCTCAAGGATGAAAATGCCTGCATCGACGCGGTGATCTGGAAGGGCCAGGCGGCAAGCCTCGCGTTCCGCCCCGAAGACGGCGCGGAGGTCATTTGCACCGGCAAGCTGACGACTTACGCGGGCCGGTCGAAATATCAGATCGTGGTTACGCGGATGGAACTGGCGGGGGAGGGCGCGCTAATGGCGCTGCTCGACCGCCGCCGCCGCGCGCTTGCCGCCGAGGGCCTGTTCGACGAGGCCAGGAAAAGGCGGCTTCCATTTCTCCCCCGGCTTATCGGCGTGGTGACCTCGCCGACCGGCGCGGTGATCCGCGACATCCTGCACCGGCTTGAGCACCGCTGCCCGACGCGGGTGATGGTCTGGCCGGTGCCCGTGCAGGGCGAAGGATCGGCCGACAAGATCGCGGCGGCGATCCGCGGTTTTGCTAACATGGACCCCCGGCCCGACCTGTTGATCGTCGCGCGCGGCGGCGGCTCGATCGAGGATCTGTGGGCGTTCAACGAGGAAGCGGTGGTTCGCGCTGCCGCCGAATCGCCGATCCCGCTGATTAGCGCGGTCGGTCATGAAACCGATACGACGCTGATCGACTTCGCGTCCGACCGGCGCGCGCCGACCCCGACCGCGGCGGCGGAGATGGCGGTTCCGGTTCGCGCCGAACTGGCTGGCATGCTTGCTGAGGCACAGCATCGCATGGCCTCGACCATGGACCGGACATGGGCGCGGTTGGGCGAAAGGCTCGACCTTGCGGCGCAGCGCTGGCCCGAGGCGGCCAACCTGTTCGCGCCCTTTTCCCAGCGTATCGACGAGCTAGGCGATCGGCTGCCGCGCGGTCTCGTCCAGCGCACCGCCCATGCCCGCGCCGATCATGCCGAGGTGGCGCCCCGGCTGCAGCCGCGCCTGCTGACAGACCGGATCGCGCGCGGTCATGAAAAGCTCCTGTCGCTGTGGCGGCTGGCCGAGCTGGCGCATCCCGAACGGCCGCTGCAGCGCGGCTTCGTCCGGGTCACCGACCGGGCCGGGAAAACGCTGGTCCATGCCGCCGATGCCCGCGCAGCGGGGGCGATCGACCTTCATTTCGCCGACGGACGGGTTGCGGCCCAGGTCGGCGATTTGGTCGGACCCAAGGCCTTTCGTCCAGCTAGGCGGGTTGAGCGCAAGCCGTCCAATCCCTATCTGCCTGGACAGGCCGACCTGTTCGGCGATGAGGATTAGGACAGCATGTTGATGAGCGGCCGCCAGCGTGAGGCGAAGATCCATTATCTCGACGGCACCTTTCGGTTGCTGGCGACGGGCGACCATGTCCGCTGCGCGATCACCGGCGCGATGATCGACCTTGAGGAGCTGCGCTATTGGTCCGTCGAACGGCAGGAAGCCTATGCCGACGCCGCCGCAAGCCTCGAAGCGGAGCGTCGCGCGGGCAACATCTGACCCTGCACAGCGGTGTGTCCAAAATGTTACAACCGCTAATCCAAGTGTCGGCTACCATGCGTTTCGCCTTGCGCGATTTCCTCTGGCTCCAATAAGACGCAACCACTTGGCCAAGGTGCGTCCGCGCGCCTGGCAATGGTGCAAAGCCCGTTGGGGCGGAGCAAAGGGGAAGAAAAACAATGACTAGCACGTATCGCAACCGGCTGCTCGGAACGACTCTCTTGGTCGGTTCTGCGCTGCTTTCCACGCCGGCATTCGCCCAGGAAGTTCAGGAGCCGGTGGTCGGCGACACTCCCGCAGAAGCGGTCGACGAGTCGCGGGCCGAAGCCCCCACGGCGGCCGCCGCCCAGGAAATCGTGGTCACCGGTTCGCGTATCGCGCGTCCGAACCTGACCTCGAACAGCCCGATCGCGGTTGTCACCGGTGAAGAGACCGTCGAGAACGCCGACGTCACGCTCGACACCTTCCTCAACACGCTGCCGCAGGTTAACCCGGCCGGCACCACCACCTCGAACAACCCCGGCAACGGCGGTCAGTCGAGCGTCAACCTTCGCGGTCTCGGTTCCAACCGTAACCTCGTGCTCATCGACGGTCGTCGCCCGATGGTGTCGGCGACCGACCAGTCGGTCGACTTGAACACCATTCCGCAGGGCCTGATCGAGCGTATCGAAATCATCACCGGCGGCGCGGGCGCCGCTTATGGTGCCGACGCCATCGCGGGTGTCGTCAACATGCGCCTGAAGAACAATTTCCAGGGCGTCGAACTTCGTGGCACCTATTCGCAGTCGGTTCCGGAATGGGACGCGATGGAATATCAGGTCTCGGGCCTGCTCGGCGCCAACTTCGACGACGGCCGCGGTAACATCGCGATCTCGGCCGAAGTGTCGAACCGTGAAGACCTCGGCAAGGTCGAGCGTCCCTTCTCGGTCCAGGCAACCTCGACCACCGGCACTCCGCCGACCGGCCGTTACGTCGGCAGCTCCGGCAACGGTCTGACGGCTGCGCAGATCCAGAACTTCTTTACCACCCAATATGGCATTACCTCGGGTGCGCCGACCAGCCTCAGCCGCATCGGCTTCAACAGCGACGGTTCACTGTTCGGTGTCGGCGTGTTCAACACCCCGGAAGACGTCGTCAATTACAAGTATGATCCGCTCGGTACGGATCCGGCCGCTGCGAACCAGAACTTCTTCCCGGACTTCTATTCGTACAACTTCGATCAGACCAACCTCCTGGTCCTTCCGCTGAAGCGCAAGTCGGCCTTCATGCGCGGCCATTATGAAATCGACCGCCATGCCGAACTGTTCGTCCAGGGCGGCTACACCGAATATCAGAGCAAGACCGCGCTGGCGGCGACCCCGGTCGGCACCACGATCGAAAATCCGTGCGGCTCCAACCCGCTGCGCGCCAAGTCGACGCTGGTCGAATGCGGCCGTACGATCACCGGCCTGATTGCTCCGATCACCAACCCGTTCATCCAGGCTTCCGACCTTGCCTTGCTGCTGGCGCAGCGGACCGGTGACGATCCCGCGCTGACCGGCACCGGAAACCAGGAAGGCGTTCGTATCTCGAAGCGCTTCCTCGACACCGGTCTTCGTGAAACCGCCTTCGACAACAAGGTGCTGCAGGGCCTGATCGGCCTGCGCGGCGACATCGTCGACGGCTGGCGTTACGAGGCCTATTACAGCTGGGGCCGCACCACGATCAACAATGCCGCAAGCGGCAACGTCAACGTGCAGAAGGTGCTCGACCTGCTGGCGTCGCCGACCGGCGGTACCGACCTGTGCGCCGGCGGGTTCAACCCGATCGGCATCCAGCCGCTTTCCGCGGACTGCGTCGAGTTCATCAACGAAACCGGCTTCACCAAGACCGAGTTCACCCAGAACATCGCCCAGGCCTATGTCTCGGGCGACCTGGCCGAACTGCCGGGCGGCACGATGTCGATGGTCCTCGGTGTCGAGAACCGTCGCTTCCGCTACACCTTCGATCCGGGCGTCCTGTTCGGGCCGATCGCCGGCTTCAACACCTCGACGCCGGATAACGGCACCAACAACTTCCTCGATTTCTTCGGCGAGTTGTTGATCCCGATCGCCAAGGATGCCCCCTGGGCCCGCAGCGCCGAACTGACGCTTCAGGCTCGTCGTTCGACCGTGAACGCTAACGATATTGCCAATGGCGTCGATCCGAAGTCGAACAGCAGCTGGGCTTATGGTGCCACGCTGAGCTGGGAACCGATGCAGGAACTGCGTCTGCGCGGCAGCTATCAGCACTCGGTCCGTGCGGCGAACTTCGGTGAGTTGTTCTCGGGCGGTGGTTCGTTCCCGCAATATTTTGACCCCTGCTCGGTCACGTCGAACTTCCGCGCAGAGGGCGGCGCTGCGGCTACCGCGCTGTGCTCCGCGACCGGTCTCGGCGCTTCGGGCGCCAACACCTACGTTCAGACCCCTGGCTCGCAGGCATTCATCGGCGTCAATGGTAACCCGAACCTGAAGCCGGAAATCGGTGACACCTTCACCCTGGGTGCGGTGTTCCAGAAGTGGGGCATCACGGGGTCGATCGATTATTACAACATCCGCGTGAAGGACACGATCTTCTCGCCGGATCCGAACATGATCATCGCCGCCTGCTACGGCTACCATGGGGTCAATCCGGACCTGAACTTCGCCAACCAATATTGCTCGGATGGCGGAGCCAGCAACTTCTTCCGGACCCCGGACATCAGCTTCATCGCTATCCCGGACGCTCTGGGCGGCGACAGCAGCTACTTCCAGGCGGTCAACCAGGGCAAGATCAAGACCTCGGGTATTGACGTCCAGCTGGGCTACAGCCATCCGATGGACTTCATCGGTGCCGGCTCGCGCCTGACTGCCAACCTGCTCGTCAACTACCTCATCGACTATAAGGTTGAGGAACTGCCGGGCGTGACGATCGACTATGCGGGCACCGCTTCTTACTTCGGTGCGGGTCTGGGCACGAGCTTCCCTGAGTGGAAGGCGAACCTGAACCTCGCGCTGAACGTGAAGCCGTTCACCTTCTCGACCCGCATCCGTTACATCGACGGCATGGACAACCGGGCTTCGCGCCAGTTCCCGGGCGAAGACCTGTTCACCGGTCCGGACAGCGTGTTCTACTTCGACTTCGCCGCTGAAGCCGACTTCAAGCCGCTGACCCTGCGCATCGGCATGAACAACGCCTTCGACAAGAAGCCGGAAGAATATGCGCCGAACGTGCAGTCGGGCACCGACCCGTCGCTGTACGACGTGATCGGCCGCCGTGCCTATGTTTCGGCGACGCTCCGCTTCTAAGCGTCAGTGAATACGGACGGGACTTCGGTCCCGGCCGGACAGGAAGGGCGGGGCTTCGGCTCCGCCCTTTTTGCATTGGGCCGAACGGCCCTTCGGTATAAGCAGGCAATCGGATGTCAGGACGCTGCGAAGTCGGAGTATCGAATATGTATCGGATGACTGCGAAGTTCTTGTTCGGCCCCGCTGCGGCCGCGATGATGTTGACCACGCCGGCTTTCGGCCAGGCAGCAACGGCCGCCGGCCAGACCCAGGCCGCCCGCGCCGCCGACGACAATCGACTAATTTGCAAGAAGGAAGCGCCGACCGGCACCCGCTTCGGGAAGCGCGTCTGCCACACCAAGGCGGAATGGGACCAGATTCGGGCTCAGAGCCAGCGCGACGCCAAGGAAATGATCGACCGGCCGAAGATCGACGACTCGCGAGGCTAGTCCCGGCGCCGCCGCGCCGCTAGGGCTTGGGCATGACCGTGACCACAGCATTGGCGCAGGCCGCGCGCCTTCACGCCGCCGGAAAATACAGCGATGCCCTGCGCAGCGCGGAAGAGGCGCTCGCGGCCAACCCGCGGGACTTGGGGGCGCTTCGCCTGGTCGGCCTGCTCTATTGCCAGACCGGTGAGCCGGCGCTTGGCGCGGGCTTCCTCACCCAGGCGGTCAGCCAGGCGCCAAAGGACCTTCCGACGCGGCTCAATGCCATCCAGGCCCTGCTTCAGTCGGGCAAGGCCGCCGAAGCCGAAAAGCTCGCGGCCAGCGCGCCGCCCACGGCATCGGCCGACCTGTTAAAACTGCGCGCCGCCGCCGCGGCCCAGCTCGGCAATCATGATCGGCGGGTGGACCTGCTGAAGCAGGCGCTCGCGCTCGACGAGCAGGACTATGGTGGCTGGAACAACCTCGGCAACGCGCTTCACGATGCCGGGCGATATGACGAGGCGGTCACCGCACTGGAAAAGGCCCGCGACCTCAAGCCCGGCGATGAAGTGGTGCTGGGCAATCTCGCCCGGTCGATGGCCGCCACTGGCCGCGCCGGCGACGGCATCGCCGCGCTCGCGGCCATCGTCAAGGCATCGCCCAACGACGCCAAGGCGCACTGGCGGCTGGCGGAAGCGCTGCGCGAAGCCGGCGACAATGGCGGGGCGATCCAGGTCATCGGTCGCGCCGGGCAGCTCGACAACCGGGATCCCTTTATCTTCACCACCATGGGGGTGATATTCGGCAACCTCAACGACCTCGCCAAGGCGGAGCAGGCCTTCCGCTACGCGGTGTCAGTCGATCCGCGCCATGCCCCGGCCTATCTCAACCTCGGAATCCTCCTCGAACAGGGCAACCGGCTCGACGACCTCAAGGTGCTGATCCGCCAAATGGCCGACCAGGGGCTGCGCGGCGACGAAACGCGCTTCCTCGCCGCGCTGCTGCTGCGCCGCGACGGGAAGCTTGCCGACGCGCTGGAAATCGCCTCCTCGACCGAACCCGGGGGCTCGATCGACGACAATATGCGCGCCCACCTGATCGGCCAGCTCGCCGACAGACTCGACCAGCCGCAGCTGGCTTTCGACAGTTTCGTGGCGATGCATGAAGCATCGGCCCAATCGCCAACGGGCCGCCGGTTCGACGGCAGCGAGGTCCGGCGCGAAATCGACAAAGCCAGGGAGAAAGTGACCCGGCCTTGGTATGGCAGCTGGCAGGTGCCGCCATCGGCAATGGCCGGCCGATCGCCAGCCGCGCCGGCCTTCCTCGTCGGCTTCCTCCGGTCGGGCACAACGCTGCTCGACACGATGCTGATGGGGCATCCCGGCACCCATGTGATGGAAGAGGAGCCGATCCTCACCAAGCTGACCCAACAGCTCGATTCCGTAGAATCGATCGGCGCGCTCGATGAACAGGCGATCGCCGCGCTGCGCGACAGCTATTTCCGCGAAGCCGACAGCGTCGCGCCGGTGCCCGACGGCGCGCTGCTAGTCGACAAGAACCCGCTCGCCTCGCTGCGAGCCCCCCTGATCCATCGCCTTTTCCCCGATGCTAGGTTCATCTTCGCGCTGCGCCATCCGTGCGACGTGGTGCTCAGCTGCTTCATGCAGAATTTCAAGATCAACCAGGCGATGGCGAGCTTCCTGACGCTCGACAATGCCGCGCGCTATTATGATTCGGTGATGCACTTCTGGGCGAATGCGCGCGAGGTGATGCCGCTTAACGTTCACACCATCCGCTACGAAGACCTGGTTGCTGACCGTGAACCCGAACTCCGCCGCCTGGTCGATTTCCTCGGGCTAACCTGGGATGACCAACTCCTCGAACATGAGGATACGGCGGCGAAACGCGGCTATATCCGCACCCCGAGCTATGCCCAGGTCACCGAGGGGATTTACCAGCGCGCCTCCGGACGGTGGGAAAAATATCGCGAGCAGCTGGCCCCTGTTCTGCCGATCCTGGCGCCTTGGGCCGAAGCCTTCGGCTATGATCCGATCGAGCTTTAACCGCGGCTGCGTAGCCAGCCGGTAACCGATAACCGCGCCCTGGGCGCGTAGCTGGCGACTTGGGAAACGCTGTGCGGCTGGCCGACCGCGAATAGCGTCAGCATGTTGAACCGGGGGACGAAAGCTTCGATCCGCGGCTCATCCTCGCCCGGGAAGTGGAGCAATCCGCCCCATTCGGCACGCCAGCCCCCGGTCAGGCTCAGCACATAAGCGAAATGCCGTTGCTTGCCCTCGACCGCATCGTCGTGGCGGGTCAGGAAATGGCCGGGGCGGTAGCGTGTCGCTTGGCAATCGGCGAAGTCGATCGCGTAGCACCCGGTCACCGAGCGAAGCCAGCCGCGCGCCGGGTCGCCGCTCATGAAGGTCGCGAAGCGGTGAAGCGCGCTATCGTCGCGCTGGTCGGCATCGTCAGGAACGCGAATGGTATCGAAGCGGAACTGAAAGCCTTGACCGGCTTCGCGGTCGACCTTCTGCTCCAGCGCGCTGCGCTGTTCGGCGGGCATCGAGTCGAGCGCGTTCGCGTCCAGCTCATAGACATTGTCGCCGGCGTTGAGGACATGGCGCCATGGCGCGCTGTCGGGTAGTGCCGAAGCAAGCATCTCGGCCGCCTCCGGCACCAGGAAATCCGCGACCTGCACCCGGCCGCTTGCAGCCAGTTCCGCTGCGATCGATGCCGTCTCCAGCGAAGGATTGAGCGCGTAAGTCATCGCCGTTCTGGTGCGCAAAGCCGGTGGCGGCGTCAATCTCAAGCCGGCGTCATCACCAGCTTGCCGTCGCCCTCGTCGACCTTGACCGTCGCCCCGTCCTGAACCCGCCCGGCAAGAATCTCGTCCGCTAGCGGGTCCTGGACATATTTCTGAACGGCCCGCTTCAGGGGCCGGGCGCCGTAGACCGGATCGTAGCCGACGCGCCCAAGCCAAGCGCGGGCCGCGTCGGTCAGCTCAAGTCTGATCTTGCGGTCATCAAGCAGCTTTTGCAGCCGAGCGACCTGGATCTCGACGATCGGCCCCATGTGGCTTGCGCTCAGCCGGTGGAACAGGATGATCTCGTCCAGCCGGTTCAGGAATTCGGGCCGGAAATGGCCGCGGACCACCTCCATCACCTGCGCTTCGACATTGGTTGGATTTTCATCCTCCCCAAGCGACGCCAGATATTGCGACCCGAGATTGGAGGTGAGGATGATGATCGTATTGGTGAAATCTACCGTGCGGCCCTGCCCGTCGGTCAGCCGGCCGTCGTCCAGCACCTGCAACAAGATGTTGAAAACGTCGCCATGCGCCTTCTCGACCTCGTCGAACAGCACGACTTGGTAGGGACGGCGCCGGACCGCTTCGGTCAGGACGCCGCCTTCCTCATAGCCGACGTAGCCCGGCGGTGCGCCGATCAACCGCGCAACCGCATGTTTCTCCATGAATTCCGACATGTCGATGCGGACCATCGCCGCCGGATCATCGAACAGGAATTCGGCCAGCGCCTTGGTCAGCTCGGTCTTGCCGACACCGGTAGGGCCAAGGAACAGGAAGGAACCGAGCGGCCGGTTGGGGTCCTGCAGACCGGCGCGCGCGCGGCGGACCGCGGCGGACACGGCTTTCACCGCGTCCTGCTGGCCGATGACCTTGGCGCCGATCGCCTGCTCCATAGAAAGAAGCTTGTCGCGCTCGCCCTCCATCATCCGTTCTACCGGAATCCCGGTCCAGCGGCTGACTACTCCTGCAATGTCCTGGTCGGTCACTTCTTCGCGCAGCATTGCCCCCTTGGAGGCGTGGGCTGCGTCGGCCAGCTTCTTCTCCAGCTCGGGGATGCGGCCATATTGCAGCTCCCCCGCCTTGGCGAGGTCGCCGGACCGCTGCGCCTGCTCAAGTTCGATCCGCGCCGCGTCTAGATCGGCCTTCACGGCCGCTTCGCCGGCGATCTTTTCCTTCTCGGCCTGCCACCGGGTGGTGAGTTCAGCCGACTGTTGCTCGAGATTGGCGAGTTCCTGCTCAAGCGTCGCGAGCCGGTCCTTCGACGCGGCATCGCTTTCCTTCTTGAGCGCCTCCCGCTCAATCTTCAGCTGAATGATCCGCCGGTCGAGATTCTCGATCTCCTCGGGTTTCGATTCGACTTCCATGCGGAGCCGAGAAGAGGCTTCGTCCATCAGGTCGATCGCCTTGTCGGGCAGGAAACGGTCGGAGATGTAGCGGTTGCTAAGCGTCGCCGCTGCGACCAGCGCCGCATCGGTGATCCTCACCCCATGATGAAGCTCATATTTTTCTTTCAGCCCGCGCAGGATCGAAATCGTGTCGGGCACCGTAGGTTCGCCGATAAACACCGGCTGGAAACGTCGTTCCAGTGCCGCGTCCTTTTCGACATGCTTGCGATATTCGTCGAGCGTGGTGGCGCCGATGCAATGCAGCTCGCCTCTTGCCAGCGCCGGCTTCAACAGG comes from the Sphingomonas xanthus genome and includes:
- a CDS encoding tetratricopeptide repeat-containing sulfotransferase family protein, whose translation is MTVTTALAQAARLHAAGKYSDALRSAEEALAANPRDLGALRLVGLLYCQTGEPALGAGFLTQAVSQAPKDLPTRLNAIQALLQSGKAAEAEKLAASAPPTASADLLKLRAAAAAQLGNHDRRVDLLKQALALDEQDYGGWNNLGNALHDAGRYDEAVTALEKARDLKPGDEVVLGNLARSMAATGRAGDGIAALAAIVKASPNDAKAHWRLAEALREAGDNGGAIQVIGRAGQLDNRDPFIFTTMGVIFGNLNDLAKAEQAFRYAVSVDPRHAPAYLNLGILLEQGNRLDDLKVLIRQMADQGLRGDETRFLAALLLRRDGKLADALEIASSTEPGGSIDDNMRAHLIGQLADRLDQPQLAFDSFVAMHEASAQSPTGRRFDGSEVRREIDKAREKVTRPWYGSWQVPPSAMAGRSPAAPAFLVGFLRSGTTLLDTMLMGHPGTHVMEEEPILTKLTQQLDSVESIGALDEQAIAALRDSYFREADSVAPVPDGALLVDKNPLASLRAPLIHRLFPDARFIFALRHPCDVVLSCFMQNFKINQAMASFLTLDNAARYYDSVMHFWANAREVMPLNVHTIRYEDLVADREPELRRLVDFLGLTWDDQLLEHEDTAAKRGYIRTPSYAQVTEGIYQRASGRWEKYREQLAPVLPILAPWAEAFGYDPIEL
- a CDS encoding 2OG-Fe(II) oxygenase: MTYALNPSLETASIAAELAASGRVQVADFLVPEAAEMLASALPDSAPWRHVLNAGDNVYELDANALDSMPAEQRSALEQKVDREAGQGFQFRFDTIRVPDDADQRDDSALHRFATFMSGDPARGWLRSVTGCYAIDFADCQATRYRPGHFLTRHDDAVEGKQRHFAYVLSLTGGWRAEWGGLLHFPGEDEPRIEAFVPRFNMLTLFAVGQPHSVSQVASYAPRARLSVTGWLRSRG
- the clpB gene encoding ATP-dependent chaperone ClpB, with translation MDLEKLTDRARGFLQAAQTIAVREHHQRITPAHYAKALLDDEQGMAVGLINAAGGDGASARREVDMLVAKQPAVTGSGATQAPGVDGDLIRLLDKAQEIAVKAGDSYVTVERILLAMALAKGSEVGDALGRAGLTPQNLNAAIDKLRGGRTADTQGAEDRYDALKKFARDLTAAARDGKLDPVIGRDEEIRRTVQVLARRTKNNPVLIGEPGVGKTAIAEGLALRIANGDVPDGLKDRRLLSLDMGSLIAGAKYRGEFEERLKGVLDEVKQAAGDIILFIDEMHTLVGAGKSEGAMDASNLLKPALARGELHCIGATTLDEYRKHVEKDAALERRFQPVFIGEPTVPDTISILRGLKEKYELHHGVRITDAALVAAATLSNRYISDRFLPDKAIDLMDEASSRLRMEVESKPEEIENLDRRIIQLKIEREALKKESDAASKDRLATLEQELANLEQQSAELTTRWQAEKEKIAGEAAVKADLDAARIELEQAQRSGDLAKAGELQYGRIPELEKKLADAAHASKGAMLREEVTDQDIAGVVSRWTGIPVERMMEGERDKLLSMEQAIGAKVIGQQDAVKAVSAAVRRARAGLQDPNRPLGSFLFLGPTGVGKTELTKALAEFLFDDPAAMVRIDMSEFMEKHAVARLIGAPPGYVGYEEGGVLTEAVRRRPYQVVLFDEVEKAHGDVFNILLQVLDDGRLTDGQGRTVDFTNTIIILTSNLGSQYLASLGEDENPTNVEAQVMEVVRGHFRPEFLNRLDEIILFHRLSASHMGPIVEIQVARLQKLLDDRKIRLELTDAARAWLGRVGYDPVYGARPLKRAVQKYVQDPLADEILAGRVQDGATVKVDEGDGKLVMTPA